From Lycium ferocissimum isolate CSIRO_LF1 chromosome 12, AGI_CSIRO_Lferr_CH_V1, whole genome shotgun sequence, one genomic window encodes:
- the LOC132039053 gene encoding uncharacterized protein LOC132039053, whose product MAWISFPNLLPTLFVKESLFSLASAVGKPLHLDLAIVNKTRPNCARVKVQVDLLLDFPKFVMMEIEDEVTKQTRNVKVKIHYDYLPKYCTECMLQGHAIEECRFMHPEIEKDLQVTTSDEKAAEPVDKIEEPKQNNEEQKRV is encoded by the coding sequence ATGGCATGGATCTCGTTTCCAAATCTTTTGCCTACTTTGTTTGTCAAGGAGTCTTTGTTCTCACTTGCTTCTGCTGTGGGAAAACCTTTGCATCTCGACTTGGCTATTGTTAATAAGACAAGGCCAAATTGTGCGAGGGTGAAGGTCCAGGTGGATTTATTATTAGATTTCCCAAAGTTTGTTATGATGGAGATTGAGGATGAAGTTACAAAACAAACTAGGAATGTTAAGGTAAAGATTCACTATGATTATCTTCCAAAGTATTGCACTGAGTGCATGTTACAAGGACATGCAATTGAGGAGTGCAGATTTATGCATCCTGAAATAGAGAAGGATTTACAGGTTACTACTTCAGATGAGAAGGCCGCTGAACCTGTAGATAAGATCGAGGAACCAAAGCAGAATAATGAGGAGCAAAAGAGAGTATAA